TGTCAAATGTGACGAATATACCGCCCTCGACAAGGAGGTTGTAGCAGACCTTAGTGGCTTTTTCTCTTTGCTTGGGAGGGAGGTAGTGGTGGGATTGGATCGCGGTGACCACGTCGAATGTACCCTTTTTTAGGCGGAGGTTTTCGGTGGGGCAAGCAGCCAAAAACTCAACTCGCGGTTGGTTGGCGAGTTTGTTTTTTGCGGCTTCAAGCATCGACACTGAAGGGTCAACCAAAACAAAACGGGTATTAGGAAACTGTGGCAAAGCCTTTTCGATGAGCGTACCTGTGCCGCATCCAGTGTCTAGCCAGTTTTCGGGTTCAAAATGTGTGGCTTTTAGGAGGTTTAGGGTTTCTTGGTGGAAGGCGTCGTAGTAAGGTATGGTTTTGCGTACCTGTGTGTCGTAGACTTCTGAGGAATGCGGCGTAGAATTATCCGAGCCAGACATGCGTTTGCCTCACTGTACTTGGGGGTTGGTTAGATTAAAAAGCTGGGGCAGCTTTTGCTGAGAAACTCGCCTTATTTTGCAGCAGTTTAGTCGAGATAACTACAGCGGTCACTACAGTGGCTGCGAGACCTACGACGATTAGGGCGGGGAATTCTGGCACGGCGTTAACGGTTGTCACTTCAGTTTGAGGAGTGACTAAGTCCATTTCTGAGCCGCTGCGAACAGAGAACTCTACATCGCCAAAGCACAGCCCAGTTTGTCCTGCGCTTGTTACGGTGAATGTTAGGGTCACTATGGTTCCGTCGCCGCTAAAGGCAGATGTGGAGGAGCCTGTGGAGGTTGCCGCCAAATGATATTCGCCGCTGGATTGGGTGCCTGTGTTGTCTACGATTTCTATGGGGTAAGTTGTGGATTCGTGGAGCACGCCGCCTGAGTGAGATTCTACGCCCAGCTGCGGAGTTGCTTTTGTGAGTTCAAGCACTGAGGGGTCCCAGTTAAGGGTCACGTCTACGCCGAAGAGGTTTTGGGCGTTGGCGACTTTTACGGTGACTGTTAGGGTGTCGCCGATTTGGGGTTCGGCACTTGATGCTTCCGCCTTGACCAAGGTTGACTGAGCCGTAGCCAAGCAAGCAAAAGACAAGGAAACTAAGGTACAAACCAAAATCATCAGGACAACGTGTTTGGTCGGGTGCTTCATTACTGGTTCTCCCGTTCGTTGAGTGTCACTATTTTGTCTCGACCCTTCTTATATCTTGTTATGTAACCGCTCCGCTCCAAGCCGCTCAAGAGTTGACTTGTTTTGGCTTTTGAGAATCGGGTTGTCTCGGTAATTTCGCTTTGCCGCATGCTCCCACTGCGTGTTTTGAGGAGGTTAAGGACTTTGTCTTCTTCGGACTCTATTGCCCTTGGCTGCTCCACCACTACAGATTTACTCGCAGTTCGGCGCCTAAAAAAGAACAGCCCACCCAAAGACAAGGAAATGGCAGCTGCTAAACCGCCCACAAGAAGAACCAAAACCGTCAAATCCCAACTGTTCCCATCAGCATCAGCAGGGCTAAAGACGACTTGGACAGGGTTGTTAGCTAAATCTTGAGTACGCGACCATCGAAGCAGATGCGCGTCGTCTTGGCGTAAATACGGCGCTTGAGAAACCGACTCCACTTCAAACCCCATCGGATACGTCAATTCTAGTGCCGCATCCCCATAGAGACGCCCAAAAAAGTTATCCACCGCAAAAACGTCCCCAAAAGTCAAGGTGCCGCCGTCTGCCTTACAGCAGTTTTGCCATTTAAAGGAGTACTCGGTGGTTTTGGATTCGGCGGATATGGTGGTGTTGATTTGGATGGACCACTCGGGAATGGACATTTGGCGGCTTGTGGCGGTTGCTGCTGCGTCTATGAGGGGGTAGATTTTGTTTTGAAATCCGCTCCAGGTGTCGGTGGCGGTGTTGGCTGCTGTGAATTGGGTTATGGTCCAAAGGGCGGAGCCGTCGGGTTGGATTTGGATGTTGTATTCGTAGTATTCTTGGCAGGAGGCGGGGTTGAGGGGGAAGAGCATGAGCAGTAAGAAACAGACGGCTAGGCTAACTGCTAGGCGGTGCTCTTTCATGAAAGGTCTAGTAGGGAGAGGGAGCGAGAGTATTTAAAATTATAACAATTTGGCTTCTCTGCGGTTGCCCCGCATCAGGTACACCCACAAAACGTCTCTGCGCATAGCTATGCAGCGGTTTATGGCAAAGTTGGGCGTATTTTGCTGTGAAAAACCGTCACTTAACCGCCTAAATCAAAATATACCCGAATGAACAGTTATGAACTAAAATAAACGATTAACATACCCCTTAAACTAAAAGGGGCTTAGAAACGCTTTTATTTTCCGCCTGCAAGTGCTAACTTGAAAGAGGACACAACATGAAAAATAAAATCCTCATCGGCACAATCCTAACCGTCCTACTCGCATGCAGCATCGCAGCTTCCATTGACTTAGTATCAGCAGGCACCATCCGTAACAATATCCGTGAACGCGTATCTAACTCAAGCTGGATACGCATAAACGGCGACATAACCCAATGGGGCGACGTCGAAGTAAGAGGACAACTCCAATCCATAGCACGCCAAGCCAAACTCAAAAACAACGACGACAAACAACTAACCAGCGCCACCGCGATTTGGACCACCAACATCACTCGCGCCATCTCTGCCGCCCGCAGCAAAGAAAACTTTACCTACTACTATTACACTGCGCGGCTACCAAACGCATCCATAGAAACCGCGAACGTGGATTCCGCCTCAAACTACTTCCTTAGCGGAACATGGAAACTATCCAACATAACCTCCACTATAACCGTCTACACCGACGAGTACGGCAACATAACCCGCGTGCATCGTGACCAAGACATTGTCCCATTCCAAGCATATGGTGAATTAACCGTGACAGGCAACACCTTCACGCTAACCATAACGGGATTAGATACGCTCACAGGGTCAATTCGGCATTCCATGGCGCGTTCATGGTTTAATCCCTTCAAGATGACTGATGACGCCACAAGCGACGCCGTCACAGGCCACGACGTAAAGGCAATAGCCCAATGCTACGGCGCCATGCCAGGCTGGGGCAACTACAACACCAACATGGACTTCAACAACAACTACCGCGTCGACATCGCCGACATATCCACCGTCGCATCCAACACCTAACAATCCCACCTCAACTTTTTCTTTATTTTAGATGGTTAAGTTAATACCCTCAAAAAGCACTCTACATGTT
This genomic stretch from Candidatus Bathyarchaeota archaeon harbors:
- a CDS encoding class I SAM-dependent methyltransferase; its protein translation is MSGSDNSTPHSSEVYDTQVRKTIPYYDAFHQETLNLLKATHFEPENWLDTGCGTGTLIEKALPQFPNTRFVLVDPSVSMLEAAKNKLANQPRVEFLAACPTENLRLKKGTFDVVTAIQSHHYLPPKQREKATKVCYNLLVEGGIFVTFDNIKPSTPQSIAIGKENWKQFQISQGKDIHAAEAHLQRFGVEYFPLTIVEHIALLKAAGFSVVELLWYSYMQAGIYCIK
- a CDS encoding cohesin domain-containing protein, coding for MKHPTKHVVLMILVCTLVSLSFACLATAQSTLVKAEASSAEPQIGDTLTVTVKVANAQNLFGVDVTLNWDPSVLELTKATPQLGVESHSGGVLHESTTYPIEIVDNTGTQSSGEYHLAATSTGSSTSAFSGDGTIVTLTFTVTSAGQTGLCFGDVEFSVRSGSEMDLVTPQTEVTTVNAVPEFPALIVVGLAATVVTAVVISTKLLQNKASFSAKAAPAF
- a CDS encoding helix-turn-helix domain-containing protein; its protein translation is MKEHRLAVSLAVCFLLLMLFPLNPASCQEYYEYNIQIQPDGSALWTITQFTAANTATDTWSGFQNKIYPLIDAAATATSRQMSIPEWSIQINTTISAESKTTEYSFKWQNCCKADGGTLTFGDVFAVDNFFGRLYGDAALELTYPMGFEVESVSQAPYLRQDDAHLLRWSRTQDLANNPVQVVFSPADADGNSWDLTVLVLLVGGLAAAISLSLGGLFFFRRRTASKSVVVEQPRAIESEEDKVLNLLKTRSGSMRQSEITETTRFSKAKTSQLLSGLERSGYITRYKKGRDKIVTLNERENQ